One segment of Ascidiaceihabitans donghaensis DNA contains the following:
- a CDS encoding flagellar biosynthesis protein FlgN, giving the protein MDDLLQNTISALDSILDDERRALLDGDLELISSLLKEKEVLIETLNAQEEIDRAELEKLNDKVKRNQDLLNSALEGIRTVARRLATMRRIRGSLDTYDAQGRKNTIDLQTSRSVEKRA; this is encoded by the coding sequence ATGGATGATCTTTTACAAAACACAATTAGCGCACTGGATAGTATTCTGGACGACGAGCGTAGAGCGTTATTGGATGGAGACCTTGAATTAATATCTTCTCTACTGAAAGAGAAAGAAGTTTTAATTGAAACACTTAATGCACAAGAGGAAATTGATCGCGCCGAACTGGAAAAGTTGAATGATAAGGTCAAGCGTAACCAAGACTTGTTAAATTCGGCACTTGAAGGAATTCGAACAGTTGCGCGCCGTTTGGCAACGATGCGACGCATACGCGGATCGCTGGACACCTACGATGCGCAGGGCAGAAAAAATACAATTGATTTGCAAACAAGCAGATCTGTCGAAAAACGAGCCTGA
- a CDS encoding UDP-glucose dehydrogenase family protein, with amino-acid sequence MKIAMIGTGYVGLVSGVCFSDFGHDVVCVDKDPAKIEMLEAGKVPIYEPGLDALMAKNVAAGRLSFSGDLAKAVDGAEAIFIAVGTPTRRGDGHADLTYVMAAAEEIATALTGYAVIVTKSTVPVGTNRQVKHVVSKANPDAEYDVASNPEFLREGAAIDDFMRPDRVVVGVQNDRAADVMAEVYRPLYLRDFPIMTTDLESAEMIKYAANAFLATKITFINEIAALCERTGADVKMVSKGMGLDGRIGNKFLHAGPGYGGSCFPKDTQALARMGQDHSMPMQITEAVIKVNDEVKRRMIDKIVDICEGSVNGKTIAILGVTFKPNTDDMRDAPALTIVPALVGAGAKVRVVDPQGQREGEDLLPGVNWLDDAYKAVQNADATVIMTEWNEFRALNLKRVANRMARPALADLRNIYSEKDAKRAGFVAYTSIGRADYGISS; translated from the coding sequence ATGAAGATCGCAATGATTGGCACCGGGTATGTCGGATTGGTATCCGGTGTATGTTTTTCAGACTTTGGGCATGATGTCGTATGTGTCGACAAGGATCCCGCAAAGATCGAGATGCTAGAAGCTGGCAAAGTTCCAATTTATGAACCCGGTCTCGATGCATTGATGGCAAAAAATGTTGCGGCGGGACGGCTGTCGTTTTCGGGGGACCTGGCAAAGGCCGTTGACGGGGCCGAGGCAATTTTTATCGCTGTTGGCACGCCAACCCGACGCGGCGACGGGCACGCGGACTTAACGTATGTCATGGCTGCTGCCGAAGAAATTGCCACGGCGTTGACAGGATACGCCGTCATCGTAACCAAATCGACTGTTCCGGTTGGAACAAACCGGCAAGTAAAACATGTCGTCAGCAAAGCCAATCCAGATGCCGAATATGACGTCGCATCAAACCCTGAGTTCTTACGCGAAGGTGCTGCCATCGATGATTTCATGCGCCCAGACAGGGTTGTCGTTGGGGTTCAAAACGACCGCGCGGCTGACGTCATGGCGGAAGTCTACAGACCGCTCTACCTGCGAGATTTTCCAATCATGACCACCGATCTGGAAAGCGCAGAGATGATAAAATACGCCGCCAACGCATTTTTGGCTACCAAAATCACCTTTATCAACGAAATTGCCGCCCTGTGTGAACGCACAGGGGCAGACGTGAAAATGGTGTCTAAAGGCATGGGGCTAGACGGGCGTATCGGGAATAAATTTTTGCACGCAGGTCCCGGCTATGGCGGCAGTTGCTTTCCAAAAGATACTCAGGCTTTGGCACGCATGGGGCAGGACCATTCCATGCCTATGCAAATTACCGAAGCCGTCATTAAGGTAAACGATGAGGTCAAACGGCGTATGATCGACAAGATCGTCGATATTTGCGAAGGTTCTGTTAATGGAAAAACGATCGCGATCCTTGGCGTGACGTTTAAACCCAACACTGATGACATGCGGGATGCTCCGGCCTTAACAATTGTTCCAGCCCTTGTAGGTGCCGGTGCCAAAGTTAGGGTTGTGGACCCACAGGGACAACGGGAAGGCGAAGACCTACTGCCTGGTGTCAACTGGCTGGACGATGCGTACAAAGCCGTACAAAACGCCGACGCGACAGTCATTATGACCGAATGGAATGAATTTCGCGCCCTAAACTTGAAACGCGTCGCAAACCGTATGGCGCGACCAGCTTTAGCCGATTTGCGAAACATCTATTCGGAAAAGGACGCCAAGCGCGCCGGCTTCGTTGCATACACGTCTATCGGGCGGGCAGACTACGGCATCTCAAGTTAA
- a CDS encoding flagellin — translation MSSILTNNSAMVALQTLKGINKNLAMTSNEISTGKSVATAKDNSAVWAISKVMESDVKGFKAISDSLSLGEASVSVARNASESITDLLTEMKGKIVAAQEDNVDRGKINDDVTALKEQIASVVSAAQFNGLNLVDGNTASANILSSLDRDSSGAVSSSSITVTGQDLSSGAYVARDVFTLTTGTAAAGGDSFGVSLDASGGSDTVSIDDTALVAGDKISMRFGESEISYTVTAEDVASSDTAAVVAVGLKSAIEAGTEDIAVDYDPGTAANDIVITNNQANSVSVSAQVTNAGAGGLGALAAIDVSSSGGAAAALGSIETLIDTAIDASAAFGSVEGRISTQSEFISNLSDSLKSGIGAMVDADMEEVSARLQALQTQQQLGVQSLSIANQAPQTLLSLFR, via the coding sequence ATGTCGAGCATTCTTACAAACAACAGTGCCATGGTTGCGTTGCAAACCCTCAAAGGGATCAACAAAAACCTGGCAATGACCTCCAACGAAATCTCAACTGGTAAATCTGTTGCTACTGCCAAAGACAACTCTGCGGTGTGGGCCATTTCGAAGGTGATGGAGTCCGATGTAAAAGGATTCAAAGCCATTTCTGATAGTCTGTCACTAGGCGAAGCGTCTGTTTCCGTTGCGCGGAACGCATCGGAATCAATCACTGATTTGCTGACGGAAATGAAAGGCAAAATTGTTGCTGCTCAAGAAGACAATGTTGACCGTGGCAAAATCAACGATGACGTCACAGCCCTGAAAGAGCAGATCGCTTCAGTTGTATCCGCGGCACAGTTCAACGGATTGAACCTGGTTGACGGGAACACGGCATCAGCAAACATTTTGTCATCACTTGATCGTGATTCATCTGGTGCAGTCTCATCTTCGTCCATCACCGTTACTGGTCAGGATTTATCCAGTGGTGCTTACGTTGCACGAGATGTCTTTACTCTAACGACTGGTACAGCAGCAGCCGGCGGCGATAGTTTTGGTGTTTCGCTGGACGCATCAGGCGGGTCTGATACAGTATCCATTGATGACACAGCATTGGTTGCAGGTGACAAAATTTCAATGCGCTTTGGCGAAAGTGAAATTTCGTACACTGTGACAGCTGAAGACGTTGCATCCTCTGATACTGCAGCTGTGGTCGCAGTTGGCCTGAAGTCTGCTATCGAAGCAGGTACAGAAGACATTGCGGTGGACTACGATCCTGGTACAGCTGCAAATGACATCGTAATCACAAACAACCAAGCCAATTCTGTTTCCGTATCCGCACAGGTTACAAACGCAGGCGCGGGTGGTTTGGGTGCATTGGCTGCAATTGACGTGTCCTCTAGCGGTGGGGCAGCCGCTGCTTTGGGCTCAATTGAAACCTTGATCGATACAGCAATTGATGCGTCAGCCGCATTTGGTTCCGTGGAAGGTCGTATCTCTACCCAATCCGAGTTTATCTCGAACTTGTCTGATTCTTTGAAATCAGGCATCGGCGCGATGGTAGATGCGGACATGGAAGAAGTGTCTGCTCGTTTGCAAGCTCTGCAAACACAACAGCAGCTGGGTGTTCAATCCTTGTCGATTGCAAACCAAGCACCTCAGACTTTGTTGTCTCTCTTCCGTTAA
- a CDS encoding NAD(P)/FAD-dependent oxidoreductase: protein MRHIFPSYAYGPEPKAHCWWDETCLIPQFSSLAADDTASIAIIGGGFTGLNAAYHLAKAGKDVVVLDANEIGWGASGRNGGFCCLGGGTASDALLDLRFGKQDRLHYRATEKRAVSYVDDLIQTLGLDVDRHSNGETALAHRAKDMNHLLASAEQIEENYGVVPQYTSQDDMAAQGLSGPFFGAMTTPIGFALNPRKYLLGLATVARDAGARIFENADVVKVERTANMWVLDVGNFQLKADKVIVATNGYSSETVPDWLAGRYMPTQSNVIVTRPISDQEQAEQGWTSAQMAFDTRNLLHYFRLLPDGRFLFGMRGGLTASARSDLRSMQAALRDFRKMFPAWSQVDITHNWSGMVSVARSQLPFVGQVPDAENMFAGLSFHGNGVAMGSYVGKLLSQLVMNDDAVSRPLAMSDPPAQFPFGAARRVIMPAVYAGLAILDF, encoded by the coding sequence ATGAGGCACATTTTTCCAAGCTACGCATACGGCCCTGAACCCAAGGCACACTGCTGGTGGGATGAAACCTGCCTCATACCGCAATTTTCATCGTTGGCTGCAGATGATACCGCGAGTATCGCAATCATCGGCGGTGGATTTACCGGATTGAACGCAGCCTACCATCTGGCAAAAGCGGGCAAGGACGTTGTTGTGCTGGATGCGAACGAAATCGGTTGGGGCGCATCGGGGCGCAATGGCGGTTTCTGCTGCTTGGGCGGTGGAACCGCAAGCGATGCGCTCTTGGATTTACGGTTCGGCAAGCAAGATCGCCTGCATTATCGGGCAACCGAAAAACGGGCCGTATCATATGTCGATGATTTGATCCAAACTTTGGGTTTGGATGTTGATCGCCATTCAAACGGGGAAACAGCGCTCGCACACCGCGCAAAAGACATGAACCACCTGCTGGCATCTGCAGAGCAGATCGAAGAAAACTATGGCGTTGTACCGCAGTATACTTCGCAAGATGACATGGCTGCCCAAGGCCTATCCGGTCCATTCTTCGGCGCAATGACAACGCCAATCGGCTTTGCTTTGAACCCTCGGAAATATCTTTTGGGGCTCGCTACAGTTGCGCGTGACGCAGGCGCCCGCATTTTTGAAAATGCTGATGTCGTCAAAGTAGAACGCACAGCCAATATGTGGGTATTGGATGTTGGGAATTTCCAACTGAAAGCCGATAAAGTCATTGTCGCGACCAACGGATATTCAAGCGAAACAGTGCCGGACTGGCTTGCGGGAAGATACATGCCCACGCAGTCAAACGTGATCGTCACGCGCCCAATTTCCGACCAGGAACAAGCCGAACAGGGCTGGACAAGCGCTCAGATGGCCTTCGATACGCGCAATTTACTGCATTATTTCAGGCTATTGCCGGATGGACGGTTTTTGTTTGGAATGCGCGGCGGATTAACAGCTTCTGCGCGATCCGACTTGCGTTCAATGCAAGCCGCACTTCGAGATTTTCGGAAAATGTTCCCAGCTTGGTCGCAGGTCGACATAACCCACAATTGGTCAGGCATGGTCTCGGTTGCCCGCAGTCAGTTGCCGTTTGTTGGACAAGTTCCAGATGCGGAGAACATGTTCGCAGGCCTTAGTTTTCACGGGAACGGCGTGGCCATGGGCAGCTATGTGGGCAAACTACTAAGTCAATTGGTCATGAACGATGACGCAGTATCACGTCCTTTGGCAATGTCAGATCCCCCCGCACAGTTCCCGTTTGGCGCAGCAAGGCGCGTGATAATGCCCGCTGTTTATGCCGGGTTGGCCATACTCGATTTTTGA
- a CDS encoding FliI/YscN family ATPase produces the protein MNNEKNVSALRGQLAKISAIRTVGRVDAVEGGVVVVSGLEGDARIGDRVTIIRHDEASLSGEVVQLSSNLVTVLPDGPVEGVALGNKAMVHGAATISPCNDWIGRIIDPDGRPLDNLPLPEGGVPSPLKASPPAAGQRRAMGERLATGLAVFDTMLPIVRGQRIGLFAGSGVGKSSLLGSLAQNMEADVVVVAMIGERGREVRHFVETVLGSEGLGRSVIVAATSDQSPLLRRRCAWSAMAVAEYFRDQGKSVLFLADSITRFAEAHREVAVAAGEAPVLRGYPPSTAHMIMSLCERSGTGGPAQGDITAVFSVLVAGSDMDEPIADILRGVLDGHVVLDRAIAERGRYPAVDVLRSVSRSLPAAATDQENNLLGRTRRILGTYAKNEMMISSGLYAHGADPEIDAAIQAWPDLDEFLASSTPKGVRNGFDQLGLILRRVKTIPRQTTHA, from the coding sequence ATGAACAACGAAAAAAACGTAAGCGCCCTTCGTGGGCAACTGGCGAAAATCAGCGCTATTAGAACTGTGGGTCGAGTTGACGCAGTCGAAGGGGGCGTAGTTGTCGTCTCGGGATTAGAGGGCGACGCGCGCATCGGCGATCGCGTTACAATCATTCGTCATGACGAAGCCTCTTTGTCAGGAGAGGTCGTTCAGCTGTCTTCGAATCTCGTTACCGTTTTGCCTGACGGGCCTGTGGAAGGCGTGGCGCTTGGCAATAAAGCTATGGTTCACGGCGCCGCCACCATTTCACCTTGCAATGACTGGATTGGCCGCATTATTGACCCGGACGGACGTCCGCTTGATAATTTGCCTTTACCAGAAGGTGGAGTACCGTCGCCACTGAAAGCGTCTCCGCCAGCCGCCGGACAACGGCGTGCTATGGGTGAAAGGCTGGCCACTGGTTTGGCTGTGTTTGATACAATGCTGCCGATCGTCCGTGGTCAGCGCATTGGTCTTTTTGCTGGATCGGGTGTCGGGAAGTCTAGTTTGTTGGGCAGTTTGGCGCAGAACATGGAAGCCGATGTTGTCGTAGTGGCTATGATTGGGGAACGCGGCCGTGAAGTGCGCCATTTTGTCGAGACAGTTTTGGGCTCGGAGGGTTTAGGTCGCTCGGTCATCGTCGCCGCCACGTCAGATCAGTCTCCTTTGTTGAGGCGGCGTTGCGCTTGGTCAGCGATGGCCGTTGCAGAATATTTCCGTGATCAAGGTAAGTCAGTTTTGTTCTTGGCAGATTCAATTACTCGTTTTGCTGAAGCACATAGAGAAGTCGCTGTCGCGGCTGGCGAGGCCCCGGTTTTGCGGGGTTATCCGCCTTCAACAGCACATATGATTATGTCTCTTTGTGAAAGATCTGGAACAGGAGGGCCGGCGCAAGGCGACATTACGGCGGTGTTTAGCGTCTTGGTGGCTGGATCAGACATGGATGAGCCAATCGCAGACATACTACGCGGAGTGTTGGACGGGCACGTGGTTTTAGACAGAGCGATTGCGGAACGAGGGCGGTACCCAGCTGTGGATGTCCTCCGATCTGTGTCTAGGAGCTTACCCGCAGCTGCGACTGATCAAGAAAACAACCTACTAGGACGAACCCGCCGAATTTTGGGAACTTATGCAAAAAATGAAATGATGATAAGTTCCGGCTTGTATGCTCATGGAGCGGATCCGGAGATTGATGCAGCGATACAAGCATGGCCAGATTTGGACGAATTTTTAGCTTCAAGTACTCCAAAAGGGGTAAGGAACGGCTTCGATCAGCTCGGTCTGATTTTGCGTAGAGTCAAGACAATACCTCGGCAGACAACACATGCATGA
- the flaF gene encoding flagellar biosynthesis regulator FlaF has translation MNAFSKAKNGYAQHAATTQTDRRAEYDVIVKVTHRLRATAQKAKTDFSKYAEALHDNRRLWNTLAIDVSDADNSLPQELRARVFYLSEFTAQHTTKILREKASVMPLLEINMAVIRGLKNGGTST, from the coding sequence GTGAACGCATTCTCAAAAGCAAAAAATGGCTATGCCCAACATGCGGCTACCACGCAGACTGACCGCAGGGCAGAATACGATGTTATTGTAAAAGTAACCCATAGATTACGTGCAACTGCACAAAAGGCCAAAACTGATTTTTCAAAATATGCAGAAGCATTGCATGACAATCGGCGGCTTTGGAATACTCTGGCCATCGATGTGTCCGATGCTGACAATAGCTTACCTCAAGAATTACGGGCTCGCGTCTTTTATCTATCAGAGTTTACGGCACAGCATACGACCAAAATTCTGCGAGAAAAAGCGTCTGTTATGCCGTTGTTGGAAATAAACATGGCCGTAATCAGAGGGCTTAAAAATGGGGGCACTTCAACATGA
- a CDS encoding flagellar hook-length control protein FliK, with protein sequence MHPLQSTILNTVTAGVKSTTENSIETEGENRFEDVLLAAEREPEADVSDRMDEDPDEVSVHATDIARDADTKLEKPSTATENTLQGSGEVQGKTVLLEDTTKDVPKVVVTVRGSEKPEEQVIPFSPKNLKNSIQQSVPEEHTVVELTDADSASLGFEKRIVSSSVRTPLEQMMVLPPVRQPSDMAAESVTDTATEIIKKGEAEIGVKGSLFDTANAQRLEHDLLKSGRGSATLVVTKSDIATEENQHDATDFDVRITKQNQPETMTPKVLSHPVQSILHAQMPENLRNANSATAQIADVLEVGLASIDASAETKSTPAPILPAAPRLDHQVAVAKQLIEAVKSAQAADKVIEVALNPAELGKVRMMLTPAEAGISVNILADRSETLDLLRKHISDLEQSFMDMGYDDINFSFGQKSSEQSHSGSIFDGDPESVTAQVAQSTIVNSASENTLAYASNGIDIRV encoded by the coding sequence GTGCACCCATTACAATCTACAATTTTAAATACTGTCACCGCTGGTGTAAAATCTACAACTGAAAACAGTATCGAGACTGAAGGTGAAAATAGGTTTGAAGATGTGCTGCTAGCCGCGGAACGTGAGCCGGAAGCTGATGTATCTGATAGAATGGACGAAGACCCTGACGAGGTGTCAGTGCATGCTACAGATATTGCGCGGGACGCTGATACCAAACTGGAAAAACCTTCGACTGCGACCGAAAATACCCTTCAGGGCTCAGGTGAGGTTCAAGGCAAAACGGTGCTTCTGGAAGACACCACAAAAGATGTGCCAAAAGTGGTTGTGACTGTTCGGGGTTCAGAGAAACCTGAAGAGCAAGTCATCCCTTTTAGCCCAAAGAACTTGAAAAATTCGATTCAACAAAGCGTACCTGAAGAACATACCGTAGTTGAACTCACTGATGCTGATTCTGCCTCTTTGGGGTTTGAGAAAAGAATAGTCAGCTCCTCTGTCCGGACGCCTCTGGAGCAAATGATGGTGTTGCCTCCTGTAAGGCAACCGTCGGATATGGCCGCAGAGTCTGTGACGGATACAGCCACCGAAATTATTAAAAAAGGTGAAGCGGAGATTGGGGTTAAAGGATCTTTGTTTGATACGGCAAACGCTCAAAGACTTGAGCATGATCTGTTGAAAAGTGGGCGTGGATCCGCGACGCTGGTGGTGACCAAGAGTGATATTGCAACTGAAGAAAACCAACATGACGCCACTGATTTTGACGTTCGGATCACCAAACAAAATCAACCTGAGACCATGACACCAAAGGTCTTGTCCCATCCAGTTCAGTCCATATTGCACGCTCAAATGCCGGAAAACTTGCGAAACGCGAACTCCGCAACAGCACAAATTGCTGACGTTCTGGAGGTGGGTTTAGCGTCAATTGACGCCTCCGCGGAAACCAAATCAACACCAGCACCAATTTTGCCAGCTGCGCCGCGACTGGATCATCAGGTTGCTGTAGCAAAGCAATTGATTGAAGCGGTAAAAAGCGCACAAGCTGCGGACAAAGTTATAGAAGTTGCTTTGAACCCTGCGGAATTGGGTAAAGTTCGTATGATGTTAACCCCCGCTGAAGCCGGAATTTCGGTAAATATCTTAGCTGATCGTTCTGAAACTCTTGATTTGCTGCGCAAGCACATCAGTGATCTGGAACAGTCTTTCATGGACATGGGGTATGACGACATCAACTTCTCATTTGGGCAAAAATCATCAGAACAATCACATTCTGGCTCAATTTTTGATGGTGACCCAGAAAGCGTGACCGCCCAGGTAGCCCAGTCAACTATTGTAAATAGTGCTTCTGAAAACACGTTGGCCTATGCGTCCAACGGTATTGATATTCGTGTGTAA
- the flbT gene encoding flagellar biosynthesis repressor FlbT, with amino-acid sequence MSGLILKLSPKERILINGAVIENGDRRSRLAIMTPDANILRLRDAIHPEDAKTPVRRVCYAVQLVLTGDTTTDDAHLPLLRHIEELSQVFVDTDSRKHLDMASDALVQGDHYKCLKALRTLIPREDRLLATRN; translated from the coding sequence ATGAGTGGATTAATTCTAAAACTGAGCCCAAAAGAGCGTATTCTCATAAATGGCGCTGTAATTGAGAATGGTGATCGCCGTAGCCGGTTGGCAATTATGACTCCAGATGCGAACATACTTCGGCTTAGGGATGCAATTCATCCAGAAGATGCAAAAACGCCAGTGAGAAGAGTTTGTTATGCCGTACAACTGGTTTTGACTGGCGATACGACTACTGATGACGCTCACCTACCTTTGCTGCGTCATATCGAAGAACTAAGCCAAGTGTTTGTGGACACAGACAGCAGGAAGCACTTGGATATGGCATCTGATGCTTTGGTCCAAGGCGATCACTACAAATGCCTTAAAGCACTGCGCACTCTCATTCCAAGAGAAGACAGGCTTTTAGCGACGAGAAATTGA
- a CDS encoding flagellar hook capping FlgD N-terminal domain-containing protein, giving the protein MTPISQTSTFANSIAMQTGQQQAPAEAGSVLSSDFETFLQMLTAQAKYQDPLEPIDSSEYAAQLAQFSMVEQQVKANELLSALGTQIGAGNMAEMGGWIGMEVRSAAPAQFSGSPITLAPNPPAAADEVFLVVKDSNGAEVQRMTVPNSADPIEWAGVGDNQTPFDDGVYSFELEAYANDSLIGSTAVESYARITEVRSEGGATMLVLQGGVLVFPGEVTAIREDA; this is encoded by the coding sequence ATGACCCCGATTTCCCAGACCAGTACGTTTGCAAATAGTATTGCAATGCAAACAGGACAGCAGCAAGCACCCGCAGAGGCAGGGTCTGTTCTGTCCTCTGATTTCGAAACATTTTTACAGATGTTAACGGCGCAGGCAAAGTATCAGGACCCTTTGGAGCCAATTGATTCATCTGAATACGCGGCTCAATTGGCTCAATTTTCGATGGTTGAACAGCAAGTGAAGGCAAATGAACTGTTGTCTGCGCTGGGAACCCAAATTGGGGCGGGGAATATGGCCGAGATGGGAGGCTGGATCGGTATGGAAGTCCGTAGCGCGGCGCCTGCTCAATTCAGCGGGTCTCCGATTACATTGGCGCCAAATCCACCTGCGGCAGCTGATGAGGTTTTTCTTGTTGTGAAGGATTCAAACGGCGCTGAAGTGCAGCGAATGACTGTACCAAATAGCGCAGATCCGATTGAATGGGCTGGCGTGGGCGATAATCAAACACCGTTTGATGACGGCGTTTACAGCTTCGAGCTTGAAGCATATGCGAATGATTCACTGATCGGTTCCACTGCCGTTGAAAGCTATGCAAGAATCACTGAAGTGCGCAGCGAAGGCGGCGCGACTATGCTTGTACTGCAGGGGGGTGTTTTGGTGTTCCCTGGCGAAGTAACCGCAATTCGGGAAGATGCTTAA
- a CDS encoding rod-binding protein, which produces MIEITQSAQATKALTPKDDKALRQAAENLEATFLGEMLKAAGLGESRESFGGGAGEDQFSSFLVQQHAKAMVSSGGIGLAESIYNSLKERHANG; this is translated from the coding sequence ATGATAGAAATCACACAGAGTGCCCAAGCAACGAAAGCTCTAACGCCAAAGGATGACAAAGCGTTACGTCAAGCGGCGGAGAATTTAGAAGCAACTTTTTTAGGCGAGATGTTAAAGGCAGCCGGTCTTGGCGAATCACGAGAAAGCTTCGGTGGCGGTGCTGGCGAAGATCAGTTTTCTTCTTTTCTAGTCCAACAACATGCCAAAGCAATGGTTAGTTCTGGTGGGATTGGCTTGGCTGAATCAATTTACAACTCATTAAAGGAGCGCCACGCGAATGGATGA